Below is a window of Desmonostoc muscorum LEGE 12446 DNA.
TGCTGTCATTCAATTAGAAGAATCGCCACAAGAAATAATTTATCGCTCACAGCAAAAATTGAACGATCAATTGGGAAATTATTGGCAGGTTGTTCTGTTTAAGCGAGTTGATTCTAATAGCCATAAAATATCTTCCATAAATCTCCGCTTGGTGGGATTTCCCGGTTCTCCGGAACTTCCCCATCCTTTACCACTGAAAATTACTACCGATACAGGTAAAGTATTGACTGCTCCTGATATTTTCCTCGATGAAGCACCAGCACCAACCATCGCTCAGTATGACTTTAAGGATGTTTTGCCTCAATTACCAACTCAAGAATTGTTGATTGGTATACCTGTAGGTAAACAAAACTTCATCAATCTTTCAATCCCCGAATATGTTGTGCAGGAATGGCAAGAAATTGCCCTAAAATCCTGAATCCTAATATCAAAATTTATTTTCTTCCCATTTATACTTTGATAAAAAATGGCTCGTTTAAAATTAGCAACGGTATGGTTAGGCGGGTGTTCTGGCTGTCATATGTCTTTTCTCGATTTGGATGAATGGCTGATTGATTTAGCACAACAAGTGGATTTAGTTTTTAGTCCTTTTGCTGATGTTAAAGAATATCCCCAAGGAGTGGATGTGGTGTTAGTTGAGGGTGCAATTGCTAATGAAGAACACCTGGAAATGATTCAGAGAGTAAGAGAGCGATCGCAAATTCTTGTTTCTTTTGGCGATTGTGCTGTCACTGGTAATGTTACCGCTTTACGCAATCCTTTAGGTAGTGCCGAACCTGTTCTTCAACGTTGTTACATCGAAGCAGCGGATATTTACGGCACAATCCCCCATGAACCTGGTATTGTCCCAACCTTATTAGATAAAGTGATACCAGTGCATACAGTAGTACCAGTTGATATTTATTTGCCGGGGTGTCCACCTAATGCAACTCGAATTAAAGCAGTGTTAGAGCCACTGTTAAGAGGAGAAAAACCACTCCTAGAAGGACGTGAATTTATCAAGTTTGGTTAACTTCACAAGTTACTCAAATTCTTTATCTAAGGTAAAAGGGACTGGGGACTGGGTATTGGGGACTGGGGAATTACCAGTGTGGGACGAGTGGGAGAGGTGGGAAGCTTTTTTATAATCTCCCTCATCCCCCTCATCCCCCTCATCCCCCTCATCTCCCTCATCTCCCTCATCTCCCCAATCCCCAACCCCCAAATTATGGTTATGACAATTAATTATCGAGAAAGAATCATTGCTCTTTGGACAGTATTTCTATTAGGAACACTGTTTCATACACAACTAGGTTTAATGCCGCTTTTTCACAGTTTACCTGTTGTCGAATCTCAAAAAGCTGCAAATATCAATGATATTTCTGGAATTATGTGGTTGATGTTGGGCTTTTTTGTGCTACCAATGCTAGCAATTATTGGCACTGCTTTTACCGATTCAAAGCGTTATCGAATGATTCATTTTGGCTTAACCATCTTTTACAGCATCATGAACTTACTACATGTGATTTTAGATTTATTTGTCCAGCCAGTTCTCTGGTATCAGATAGCCTTGATGGTCTTTTTAGTAATTGTAGGTTTATTGTTAAACATTACTGCTTTTAAATGGATGCGGCTGCAACCTATAGCGAAGAAGTCCCAAATAAATCTAGAACACTCACCTTTTTAGCCCTAAATTAAACTTGCGCTCAATATTGATTTTAGGGATTGATTAGCAATTCAAACCTCATGGGAATAATTAAGATTTGAAATCTTAGTTTTTACTGCACTTATTCAGATACGCGCTAAATTTTTGAACAGATTTATTCTCATTACTAAGATTATCAAATTTATTCAAGCCATGTGGCATCAGCATCATTAGAAATTTGGAGAGCATTATGTTGAAAGCATCTGACATTATGACTAAAGATGTTGCTACAATTCGCAGTTCAGCAACGGTGGCTGAAGCAGTTAGACTCTTAAAAGCAAGGGACTGGAAAGCACTCATTGTAGATCGTCGCCATGAACAGGATGCCTACGGAATTATTACTGAAAGCGATATTGTATATAAAGTGATTGCTTATGGTAAAGATCCCTCTAGGATACGTGTTTATGAAGTGATGACCAAGCCTTGTATCGTCATCAATCCTGACCTTGGTTTAGAATACGTAGCACGATTATTTGCTGAGTATAATTTGCACAGAGCGCCTGTTATTCAGGGTGAACTAGTGGGTATCATTTCTCTAGCTGATATTCTAGCTAATAGTAACTTTCTTGAACTGCCACATACTATCCTACTAGAACAACAACTTCAGGACGAAATTAAAAAAGCTCGTGCAATTTGCGATCAAAAAGGCATCCATTCAGAAGAATGTGCTGCTGCTTGGGATGTCATTGAGGAATTACAAGCCGAGATGGCACATCAACGAGATGAGAAAGTCATGAAAACAGCTTTTGAAGAATACTGCGATGAATATCCAGAAGCCAAAGGATTCTATAACACTTGATGTAGTGGTTGACGGGATTTTAGATTTTAAATTTTGGATTTTGGATTGAAGATTGAAAATCCAAAATTTAAAAATATTAGAAGTCTGCGAATGAATTCACGGGATAAATCTAAAATCTAAAATTAAGATATTTATGAAAAAAATAATCATCGACCCAGTTAGCCGAATTGAAGGACATGCCAAAATCAGTATTTATTTAGATGATACAGGACAAGTAAGCGATGCTCGCTTTCATGTTACAGAATTTCGCGGATTTGAAAAGTTTTGTGAAGGTCGCCCGTTGTGGGAAATGCCAGGAATTACGGCGCGGATTTGTGGAATTTGTCCGGTGAGTCATTTGTTGGCATCGGCGAAGGCTGGCGATCGCATTCTCGCTGTTACAATTCCTAAAGCAGCTGAAAAACTGCGCCGTTTGATGAATTTGGGACAAATTATCCAATCCCACGCCCTGAGTTTCTTCCACCTCAGCGCCCCAGATTTATTATTAGGCATGGATAGCGATCCTGCAAAACGCAATGTATTTGGCTTAATTGCAGCCGAACCAGAACTAGCCCGTGGCGGAATCCGCTTGCGTCAATTTGGACAAGAAATTATTGAACAATTGGGAGGGCGCAAAATACATCCATCATGGGCAATTCCTGGTGGTGTCCGCGAACCTTTATCCTCAGAAGGACGAACCCATATTCAAAACCGTATCCCAGAAGCACGCGCCACAATATTAGATGCACTGGATAAATTTAAAAACTTACTCAAAGATTATGAAAAAGAAGTGCAAACCTTCGGCAATTTTCCTACCTTATTTATGGGGTTAGTCACTCCTGATGGTTTGTGGGAAAACTACGACGGACATATTCGTTTTGTAGATAGTGCTGGGAATATTATTGCTGATAAACTCGATGCAGCTGATTATCAAAAATTTATTGGTGAAGCAGTTCAACCAGATTCTTATTTAAAATCTCCTTATTATCGTCCTTTAGGTTATCCTGACCAGAGCGACTATTGTCATTTAGATAGTGGTATTTATCGAGTCGGACCGCTAGCGCGTCTGAATATTTGCAGTCATATTGGTACACCTTTAGCCGATGCAGAGTTGAGAGAATTTAGAGACAGAGGTAAAGGCACTGTCACCTCATCATTTTTCTATCACTACGCCCGCTTAATTGAAATTTTGGCTTGCATTGAACGCATAGAAATTATGATGGATGACCCGGATTTATTATCAAATCGATTGCGGGCTGATGCTGGCATTAATCAATTAGAAGCTGTCGGTGTAAGTGAAGCACCACGCGGTACATTATTTCATCATTATCAAGTTGATGAAAACGGCTTACTTCAAAAAGTAAATTTAGTCATTGCCACAGGTCAGAATAATCTAGCAATGAATCGCACAGTCGCGCAAATTGCCCGACATTTTATTCACGGTTCAGAAATTCCTGAAGGAATGTTAAACAGAGTTGAGGCAGGAATCAGAGCTTTTGACCCTTGTTTGAGTTGTTCAACTCATGCAGCAGGTCAAATGCCCTTGCATATTCAATTAGTTGGGATAGATGGGAGTGTTGTTAATGAGGTTTGGCGAGAGTAGGGGCGCACAGCTGTGCGCCCCTACAAATTGGTGTAATTCAAATTAATTATTAGACTGTGGTATCAAAATATTCCTAATTCTGAATTCTGAATTCTGGATTCTGAATTCTTCCTTGAAAAGTTCTCTCGTAACATTTAACATTCATGCTTCTGTGATTTGCATTTCAAAACGCAAATCTACCAAGGGCGATAATTCCTAATGGTAGAATAACACAAGCATGAAAGCGTGAATACAAAATTCCTCATTTCTCCTCAAGAACTCACGTCGCTGTTAGCAGAAAAGTCATCACAGACTGTCATTGTCGATACGCGAAGTCAAGAAGATTATGCTATTTCTCATATTCCTCAATCCATAAATATTAGAGATTTTTTCACCTATCTTTTAGAGAATTCTTCCCCAGCAGGATTAAAGGAATTGCAAGAGTATTTTGCAGAAATTATGAGCAGGGTAGGAATATCTGGTACAGAAAAGTTAATTGTTTATGAAGATGCTTTAAATAAAGGTTATGGTCAATCTTGTCGAGCAGCTTTCTTACTGAAGTATTTGGGTTGCACTCAGGTATCTATTTTACACGGAGGATATAAAGCATGGCTCAAAGCAGGATTACCTACTACCGATGAAGTACCAAACCGTGAAAGTAGCATATTTAGATTACATCCCAATGCTGACATAATGCTTACTACTGCCGAAATGTTGGAAGCAATTGACAACCCAGCAATTATTAAATTAGATGTGCGCGATCGCAATGAATGGCTTGGGCTGAGTTCTTCTCCCTACACTCCTGATTTTTGTCCTCGTAAAGGTAGAATCCCTAACGCAGTATGGTTAGAATGGCATCTTCTGATGAATTCTGAATCGGAAATTCCCACGTTTCGATCGCCAGCTGAAATCCTACAAATTTGCCAGTCACTAGGTATTACTTCTGAGTCTATTGTGTATATTTACTGCTTTAAAGGTTCAAGGGCTGCGAATACATTAATAGCCCTTGAACAGGCAGGAATTTCTGCTAGAAATTATTTTGGCTCTTGGAATGAATGGTCTCGTGATTTTGCACTACCAATTGATAGCAGAGTAATGAGCGCATAGGCATCGCAAACTCAGTTTCTTACTGTTAGATACTTTAATTACCCTGATAGCATTTCGAGTTAGGATTAACCGCCCAAGGATGGTTACAGGTACTAAGTTCTTCATCGAAAATAGTGCCCGCTCCACACTCAAAATCAAACTTTGTGAATTTTCCATCGCCAAAATCTACGCAACGGTAGAATTTCTTGCAGTCGTTTGGATTGACGAAAAATCCCTCAGCTACACACTCGCCAGCTACTTCAGTCCTGTTACTATCCGTAGCAGGTGCAGGGCTGGTACTATCAGCTGCGAGTACTCGCTAACGCTACGCTATCCGCCAGTCACACAGAACTCATTCTGAATTCTGACTCCTGACTCCTGAATTCTGTTTGATAATTTATTTTCTGTAAGTCCCTAATCACTCAAACATCAACATTTATCTGTTCTATCTGTCTAGCAGCTTTATCCCAAAGCTTTGCTGAAGTCTCATCTTGCCAATGAGTCCTCAAATTTTCGGCTTTTTTGTGACATATTCGCTCTAACATTTCTAAGATTGCGGATAATGTCAATTGATTAATTAATCCTTCTAAAATCTCCATATATTCTTTTTGCATGATACTTACCTCCTTAATGTCATCTCATATCTTCTGAAAAAACCCGTATAGATGAGTTTTGTATTCTTAAATAATAGATTCAAATTTTTCGCGGAGTGTTACTAAGATCCTGCCAGCTTCTACATGCAGTTTAGCCTATTTTGAGTACTCAATTTTGAGAATTTATTTGTAACAGACGAAAAAACTGTTGAGTTCAAATATTTCCTCACAATTTCCTCAAGTTTTTTCCCTAAGTTGAAACTGGTGTTAGACAGACAAAAACTATGAATTGCAATGTAATAGCTATTGGTTACGGTAATGAGTTGCGTAGTGATGATGGCATTGGTCAACGAGTAGCTAAGGCGTTGCATCTATCTAACGTGAAATCTCTTGCTGTCCATCAACTGACACCCGAACTTGCCCAAAATTTAGCCCATGCTGATTTAGCAATCTTTATTGATGCTTGTTTCACCTGCCAAAGTTCCCAGATACAAGTAGAACGACTTTCACCTGCATCTTTCAAGATTATCGCTGGACATATGGGCGATCCGCGATCGCTTTTAGCTCTGACTAAAGCAATCTACGGTTATTGTCCGCCGTCTTGGTGGATTAAAGTACCAGGAGTAAACTTTGAATTAGGCTACACCTTATCACCAACTGCCGAAACTGGAGTGGCGATCGCTTTACAAAAAGTTACCCAAATTATAGACGAAACTTTTAGCGTACTTCTTTAAAATTTTCCTGAACGCTTACCTGAAACACCAACTCATGCAAAAGCCTATCCAGTCATCCATCGAACACGCCTATGATATTTTGCGAACCGAGAAAGTTAATCCTCTCGATGCTATCTTTGCCCCAAAAAGTGTTGCGGTAATTGGTGCTAGCGAAAAGGCTGATAGTGTTGGACGTACTCTGTTATGGAACTTAATTAGTAATCCTTTTGGTGGAACTATTTTCCCTGTTAATCTCAAGCGCCACAGCATTCTGGGAATCAAAGCCTACCCGACTATCTTTGATGTCCCAGAACTAGTGGATTTAGCAGTTATCGCCACCCCAGCACCAACAGTCCCAAACATTATCAGTCAGTGCGTTGATGCAGGTGTCAAAGGTGCAATTATCCTCAGTGCTGGTTTTAAAGAAGCTGGCGCAGAGGGTCTAGCCTTGGAACAGCAAATACTTGAGCAAGCACATCGTAGCAAAATGCGGATTATAGGTCCAAATTGCTTAGGTGTGATGAGTCCGCGCACAGGTTTAAATGCGACTTTTGCCAGTACAATGGCGCGTCCTGGGAATGTCGGCTTTATTAGTCAAAGTGGAGCGCTTTGTACTGCTATCCTTGATTGGAGTTTTCGGGAAAACGTTGGTTTTAGCGCCTTTGTTTCCCTTGGTTCAATGCTGGATGTGGGTTGGGGAGATTTAATTTACTACCTTGGTGATGACCCGCAGACAAAAAGTATTGTAATTTACATGGAATCAATTGGAAATGCGCGATCGTTTCTCTCAGCAGCGCGGGAAGTTGCTTTAACTAAGCCGATTATTGTAATTAAAGCAGGACGTACCGCAGCCGCAGCCAAAGCAGCAGCTTCTCATACTGGCGCACTCACAGGCAGTGATGAGGTTCTGGATGCAGCTTTCCGGCGTTGTGGGGTGTTGCGCGTCAACAGCATCTCTGACTTGTTCGATATGGCGGAGGTATTAGCAAAACAACCCCGTCCCAAAGGGCCACGCCTGACAATTGTAACTAACGCAGGTGGTCCTGGAGTCCTGGCTACCGATGCTTTAATTGCTGCTGGTGGAGAAGTTGCAGCAATTTCTGAAGAAACAACCGCAGCTTTAAATCAAATACTACCAACACATTGGAGTCACGGTAACCCGATTGACATTCTCGGCGACGCTGACCCTCAGCGATATACCAAAGCCTTAGAAATTGCTGCCAAAGATCCAAATAGTGACGGCTTATTGGTGATTCTGACTCCTCAAGCAATGACAGACCCCACCCAAACCGCTGAACAATTGAAACCTTACGCACAGATAGCAGGTAAACCCATTCTTGCCAGTTGGATGGGAGGAGCAGACATCGCAGCAGGTGAAATGATTCTCAATCGTAGCCATATCCCCACATATACTTACCCCGATACTGCTGCTCGGATTTTTAGTTACATGTGGCAGTCTAGCTATAATTTACGCGGTATCTACGAAACTCCTGTAATGCCTGAATTTGATTCCGCTTCAGGCATACCAGACCGTAATTGTGTGGAAAAAATTATCCAAACAGCACGTCAGGCACAGCGAACTATTCTCACAGAGTTTGAATCCAAGCAAATTTTAGCAGCTTATGGTATTCCGGTGGTTGCGACTTGCGTTTCTAAAAGCGAGGATGAAGCAGTTGAATGTGCTGAAACAATTGGTTATCCAGTGGTTTTAAAGCTGTTTTCCGAGATAATTACTCATAAAACTGATGTTGGCGGCGTGCAGTTAAATCTGAAAGATGCTGATGCTGTACGACAGGCCTACCGTACTATTGAATCCTCTTTACAGGAGAAATTGCAACATGACCCTGATTATTCAGACGCGATGAATCGCGTCTCTACAAAACTGTTCTTGGGTGTAACGGTGCAGCCAATGGTAAAAATGGCTGGTTATGAATTGATTATTGGTAGTAGTCTGGATGCACAGTTTGGGCCGGTGTTGCTATTTGGCACAGGAGGACAGCTAGTTGAGGTTTTTCACGATCGCGCGATCGCACTTCCACCCCTGAATACCACTTTAGCGCGGCGGATGATGGAACAAACACAAATTTATAAAGCGCTCAAAGGAGTCCGGGGGCGCAAAAGTGTTGATCTGGCTGCCCTTGAACAATTAATGGTGGTATTTAGTCAATTAGTTGTAGAACAACGTTGGATTAAGGAAATCGATATTAACCCATTGCTGGCTTCCTCTGAACAATTAATCGCCCTCGATGCTCGAATTATCCTTCACGAACCGAATGTTAAACAAAGCGAACTACCAAAGTTAGCAATTCGACCTTATCCTACACAATATGTCAGCAATTGGACGATGAAAGATGGCACTCCTGTTACCATTCGTCCCATTCGTCCAGAAGATGAACCGTTGATGGTGCAATTTCACAAGACACTCTCAGAACAAAGCGTTTATTTCCGGTATTTTCACTTAATTAAACTCCAGTCGAGAGTAGCCCATGAACGGTTGACACGTATCTGTTTTATTGATTATGACCGCGAAATAGCCTTAGTTGTGGAACATCAAAATCCCGAAACGCAGACACGGGAAATTTTGGCAGTTGGTCGGTTAAGTAAAATACATGGTACGAGTGAAGCAGAATTTGCGATAGTGGTGAGCGATCGCTGTCAATGTCAAGGTATAGGAACCGAGTTACTACAAAGGTTACTGCAAGTTAGTCAAGATGAGCAACTAAATAAAATTACTGCTGATATCTTGGTTGATAATTATGGTATGCAAAAAGTTTGTGAGAAACTGGGTTTTCGCATCGAATGCACAGACGATCCTACTATAGTCAAAGCCCAAATCGATATCTAAGAAATTACTGTCAACAAACAGAATTCAGGAGTCAGGAGTCAGAATTCAGTTGGGTATTCTGTATGACTGGCGGATAGGGCAGCTTTAGCGAGTATTCAAGCGTCGCGTCTGAATAACCGGGTTTAAGACCCCTACCAAATTGAAAATTTGGTGGTCAACAAGACAGTCGCGGGTCTGAATCCCCGACTGATAGCGTAGCGGAAAGCGAGTCAGACGCTCCTACGTCGCTAACGCTTCGCTATCAAGCGTCTTGATTCTGACTCCTGAATTCTGACTTCTGAATTCTGACTTCTGAATTCTTCTTCAACGAATACCATCATTATCAATTGCACTGTAGCTATCGTTAGGGAAAAGACCCAACCAAGGGTCAGAACTAGGAGTTAAAAAGAGTTGGGCGTATACTTGCTGATTGAGCGCTTCCACAGTCTTTGTTTGCTTACCCTCCATAAACCATTGATGAATTTGGCTGTGCAATACATATTCATTTCTGACTGTATCTAAAGCCATTGCGGCTTCAAAATTTTTCACTATTATCGGCAAATTATCTTTTGGAGTGTTGGCAGACTGAGACTTTTTAGCTTTAATTAAAGAAATGCTGTTTTGATCTAGCTTGGCATCGCTGGCATACACTTGAGCAATTTTGTTCCAAGCTTCTTGGTCGGTAATTTCAGCTAAAGCCTTTTGATTTTGTTGGGCATTAGACTGGAGGGCGGTGAGCATTGGTCTTTCAACCATCATTTTAGAAACTGCTAGAGAACTTGCGGTTTCTGCTGTCGGTGGCTGAGTGGAATTCCTGGGAGATTCCACCAACTTAGGAGGAGACTCGATACCCAAGCGAGATAAATCTGCAAGCCATTGGGCTTGAATAGAATTGTAGCGATCGCTGTGGTATTTTCTTAAAAAAGCCTCGCGATCGCTTGGTGCAAGTTTGCTATAATCTTTTGCTACCACTTCAGCCTGCTGTAGCTGACGCACAAATGCTTTGGGGCCATATAACCCTGGAATTGCATCGATTGGGCGACCCGACGCATCTAATACATAGTGAATGCTATTGCCTGTAATCGTCCGTTCCAACTTGCGGCCGTCGCCGAAATCAATTGTCACTTTCGGTACAGGACGCACTGATTCCCAGTGCAAAATGAAGCGGTCTTGAAGCAGTTTAGAAATTTCACTATTCGGGTACAATGCTACCCTGAAAAACCTACTATTAGCACAACTCAAATCGCGATCGAGTCTGCCCAGCAACCGCAGAGAAAGAATGGGTTTACCAGTGGTTTTGGCAGCAGCTTTGGCTTGTTCTATGTCAGTATACCAATACAGACGAGAGGCGTAACAGTCCCGTTGTTGGCAGAGTTCGTCTAATGCCGTCCGGAGTGCAGCAGAAGGTAGAACTGCACCTGAAGAATAGGTGTTTAGCTCATTGGCATGGGATTTGAGAAATACCTGTAACCCATTTGCACCCTGTTTGCGAAGCACAGAAACTTCTTGAGATAGCTTGGAGGTTTCAGTTGCAGGACTTTGAGCATCAGCTGTCTGCAAGACAGTGAGACTAACTAGTATCAGTACAAAGGGATTGTTCAAGGTTCTAAATTTCATAAATTTTCAAGAGGACAGGGGTGCGCCTGTTGCCATTACTAACTAGAGAAATCTATTCTAATTTCTAAGATTGAACAGATGCTACGAAAGTTTCTGGTGGGGATGGTAAACCCCAAAATATCGATATACAGGAGAATTCAGCAGTCAGAATTCAGAATGAGAGTAGACTCAAGGCCTAGCTTTGAGAACTAGATAGTGTACTTAACTTGCCTTAAAATTTGCTGTAAATCCAAAAATTATGGCTTGATTGTTAATTGTCCAGATGGAATGGGGTTCATATACAGACAATTTTCTCCGTATTTACCTAACAAACAGCCTCTTGTATTCCTCTCTAAACACATGCACGTATTCATTTACGTAAATTACTTCATCAAAATTACAAGTTATTAAAGATAAAATCTATAAATTTTATATTTGAGTTTATCAAATTTGCAAAATAATAGTTTTACGATAAAATTTCTATTTTAAAAAATCAGTATTTTTTCTGTTTGAAACACGAGCAAATATAACTAAATTGTTGATATTGTCAATTGCATAAGTTTCTAGTGAAAGCTGGAATGGGTAACAGGATTTATTTGAGAACGCAATAAGTTATCTGGTAAAAATAGCGATTTTATTTCATACGGATAACAAACACAAGTTGTGGAAGCTTGGAATATTTATTAATCAATTTCACAAATCACCATGCACAAATACATTTGTAATCTGCTAATGCTGGTATCAGCAACAATTTCGACTTGCATTATTACTCCATGTCATGCTCAAACTGCGGCAAAATCTGATAGTCAAAGTACAAATAATATGAGTTCGGTATCTTCAAATTCACCTTCTGCTATCCAATTGCGTGATTTGACCAATTCCAGTGATAGCAAACCGACTATCATCTCTGAGACAGTGAGTAACTCTTCTGCTTCTAAGGCTAATATAACTGCAACTCAGCCTAAACCACGAATTCCTATATTCAGCAGAATTTTTCGCACACCTTCTATGCAGCAGTAATCATGTAATCACACAAGCCAAATTATCCTCAGTCATTATTGTCAATTCTACTTACATTAAACAAGCAACACGAGTTACAGTTTACACTTATCTGGGTGACTGATTATCTAAGGGATGAAGTACCGATAAACGGTGGTAAGGGACTGACAAATCAAAAATATCCAATTAACTCTTATGGGGTGGGCGTCTCGCCCGCCCTATGGACTGGGCGGGCAAGATGCCCACCCCACAAAATTGGATAATTTATTTCTTGGAGCTCCCTAATCATCCCAGAGACATAGTTTGCTAATTCCAGAATGGGTAATCTGTTCAACTTCAATCTAATGG
It encodes the following:
- a CDS encoding DUF3122 domain-containing protein, which encodes MLRRILKIFWWLLLLGILTIYIYVGLASFTSEQVIAAVIQLEESPQEIIYRSQQKLNDQLGNYWQVVLFKRVDSNSHKISSINLRLVGFPGSPELPHPLPLKITTDTGKVLTAPDIFLDEAPAPTIAQYDFKDVLPQLPTQELLIGIPVGKQNFINLSIPEYVVQEWQEIALKS
- a CDS encoding oxidoreductase: MARLKLATVWLGGCSGCHMSFLDLDEWLIDLAQQVDLVFSPFADVKEYPQGVDVVLVEGAIANEEHLEMIQRVRERSQILVSFGDCAVTGNVTALRNPLGSAEPVLQRCYIEAADIYGTIPHEPGIVPTLLDKVIPVHTVVPVDIYLPGCPPNATRIKAVLEPLLRGEKPLLEGREFIKFG
- a CDS encoding CBS domain-containing protein, with translation MLKASDIMTKDVATIRSSATVAEAVRLLKARDWKALIVDRRHEQDAYGIITESDIVYKVIAYGKDPSRIRVYEVMTKPCIVINPDLGLEYVARLFAEYNLHRAPVIQGELVGIISLADILANSNFLELPHTILLEQQLQDEIKKARAICDQKGIHSEECAAAWDVIEELQAEMAHQRDEKVMKTAFEEYCDEYPEAKGFYNT
- a CDS encoding Ni/Fe hydrogenase subunit alpha; protein product: MKKIIIDPVSRIEGHAKISIYLDDTGQVSDARFHVTEFRGFEKFCEGRPLWEMPGITARICGICPVSHLLASAKAGDRILAVTIPKAAEKLRRLMNLGQIIQSHALSFFHLSAPDLLLGMDSDPAKRNVFGLIAAEPELARGGIRLRQFGQEIIEQLGGRKIHPSWAIPGGVREPLSSEGRTHIQNRIPEARATILDALDKFKNLLKDYEKEVQTFGNFPTLFMGLVTPDGLWENYDGHIRFVDSAGNIIADKLDAADYQKFIGEAVQPDSYLKSPYYRPLGYPDQSDYCHLDSGIYRVGPLARLNICSHIGTPLADAELREFRDRGKGTVTSSFFYHYARLIEILACIERIEIMMDDPDLLSNRLRADAGINQLEAVGVSEAPRGTLFHHYQVDENGLLQKVNLVIATGQNNLAMNRTVAQIARHFIHGSEIPEGMLNRVEAGIRAFDPCLSCSTHAAGQMPLHIQLVGIDGSVVNEVWRE
- a CDS encoding sulfurtransferase, encoding MNTKFLISPQELTSLLAEKSSQTVIVDTRSQEDYAISHIPQSINIRDFFTYLLENSSPAGLKELQEYFAEIMSRVGISGTEKLIVYEDALNKGYGQSCRAAFLLKYLGCTQVSILHGGYKAWLKAGLPTTDEVPNRESSIFRLHPNADIMLTTAEMLEAIDNPAIIKLDVRDRNEWLGLSSSPYTPDFCPRKGRIPNAVWLEWHLLMNSESEIPTFRSPAEILQICQSLGITSESIVYIYCFKGSRAANTLIALEQAGISARNYFGSWNEWSRDFALPIDSRVMSA
- a CDS encoding hydrogenase maturation protease; the protein is MNCNVIAIGYGNELRSDDGIGQRVAKALHLSNVKSLAVHQLTPELAQNLAHADLAIFIDACFTCQSSQIQVERLSPASFKIIAGHMGDPRSLLALTKAIYGYCPPSWWIKVPGVNFELGYTLSPTAETGVAIALQKVTQIIDETFSVLL
- a CDS encoding bifunctional acetate--CoA ligase family protein/GNAT family N-acetyltransferase, with the translated sequence MQKPIQSSIEHAYDILRTEKVNPLDAIFAPKSVAVIGASEKADSVGRTLLWNLISNPFGGTIFPVNLKRHSILGIKAYPTIFDVPELVDLAVIATPAPTVPNIISQCVDAGVKGAIILSAGFKEAGAEGLALEQQILEQAHRSKMRIIGPNCLGVMSPRTGLNATFASTMARPGNVGFISQSGALCTAILDWSFRENVGFSAFVSLGSMLDVGWGDLIYYLGDDPQTKSIVIYMESIGNARSFLSAAREVALTKPIIVIKAGRTAAAAKAAASHTGALTGSDEVLDAAFRRCGVLRVNSISDLFDMAEVLAKQPRPKGPRLTIVTNAGGPGVLATDALIAAGGEVAAISEETTAALNQILPTHWSHGNPIDILGDADPQRYTKALEIAAKDPNSDGLLVILTPQAMTDPTQTAEQLKPYAQIAGKPILASWMGGADIAAGEMILNRSHIPTYTYPDTAARIFSYMWQSSYNLRGIYETPVMPEFDSASGIPDRNCVEKIIQTARQAQRTILTEFESKQILAAYGIPVVATCVSKSEDEAVECAETIGYPVVLKLFSEIITHKTDVGGVQLNLKDADAVRQAYRTIESSLQEKLQHDPDYSDAMNRVSTKLFLGVTVQPMVKMAGYELIIGSSLDAQFGPVLLFGTGGQLVEVFHDRAIALPPLNTTLARRMMEQTQIYKALKGVRGRKSVDLAALEQLMVVFSQLVVEQRWIKEIDINPLLASSEQLIALDARIILHEPNVKQSELPKLAIRPYPTQYVSNWTMKDGTPVTIRPIRPEDEPLMVQFHKTLSEQSVYFRYFHLIKLQSRVAHERLTRICFIDYDREIALVVEHQNPETQTREILAVGRLSKIHGTSEAEFAIVVSDRCQCQGIGTELLQRLLQVSQDEQLNKITADILVDNYGMQKVCEKLGFRIECTDDPTIVKAQIDI